Proteins encoded within one genomic window of Amycolatopsis nigrescens CSC17Ta-90:
- a CDS encoding EamA family transporter — translation MAGLGKIARTPGRGQATGLSLTSWVLFASSGPLAKAVMAAGWSPAAVTSVRIALAALLLAPVVAVLRPRALRFRRADRWLLLGYGLLGVAGVQLFFFLAVARVPVGVAMVLVNLAPALVALWVRVVRRTRLSVLVWLGIGLAVAGLALIAEIWQGARLDLIGVAAGLAAAICSAGYFLLGEHGASRHDSFGLTAAGLAIGAVVVVAVSPPWTLPTGLLTAPAVLDGLRIPAWLALLTLAVVGTVLPYLAGLRALRELPSALASVLALVEPLVAAVLAWLLLGQALGPAQLAGAAILLTGAVLVQLAGPKPLPDGHGRAPG, via the coding sequence GTGGCCGGACTGGGGAAGATCGCGCGGACGCCGGGCCGGGGCCAGGCGACCGGGTTGAGCCTGACTTCGTGGGTGCTGTTCGCGAGTTCCGGCCCGCTGGCCAAGGCGGTGATGGCGGCGGGCTGGTCCCCGGCCGCGGTGACCTCGGTACGGATCGCGTTGGCTGCGCTGCTGCTGGCACCGGTGGTCGCGGTGCTGCGGCCGCGGGCCCTGCGGTTCCGCCGTGCCGACCGGTGGCTGCTGCTCGGCTACGGGCTGCTCGGCGTTGCCGGCGTGCAGCTGTTCTTCTTCCTGGCCGTGGCCAGGGTCCCGGTCGGGGTGGCGATGGTGCTGGTCAACCTGGCGCCCGCGCTCGTCGCACTCTGGGTGCGGGTGGTGCGGCGCACCAGGCTGTCCGTGCTGGTGTGGCTGGGTATCGGGCTGGCCGTGGCCGGGCTGGCTCTGATCGCGGAGATCTGGCAGGGCGCCCGGCTGGACCTGATCGGCGTCGCCGCCGGGCTGGCCGCGGCGATCTGCTCGGCCGGGTACTTCCTGCTCGGTGAGCACGGCGCGAGCAGGCACGACTCGTTCGGGCTGACCGCGGCCGGGCTGGCGATCGGCGCGGTGGTGGTGGTCGCGGTCAGCCCGCCGTGGACGCTGCCAACGGGCCTGCTCACCGCGCCCGCGGTACTCGACGGCCTGCGGATCCCGGCGTGGCTGGCGCTGCTGACGCTCGCCGTGGTTGGCACCGTGCTGCCCTACCTGGCCGGACTGCGGGCGCTGCGCGAGCTGCCCTCGGCGCTGGCCAGCGTGCTGGCACTGGTCGAACCGCTGGTCGCCGCCGTGCTGGCCTGGCTGCTGCTCGGTCAGGCGCTCGGCCCGGCGCAGCTGGCCGGGGCGGCGATCCTGCTCACCGGTGCGGTACTGGTGCAACTCGCCGGTCCGAAACCGCTCCCGGACGGCCACGGACGAGCACCGGGCTAG
- a CDS encoding fatty acid desaturase family protein — protein MTIDELPPPAGPATGSDFSRLAQRITKAGLLDRRPGYYVARIGIVAGLYLAGLAAFFLIGDSWWQLAIAAFFAIMFAQVALVSHDIAHRQVFRTRRPSQVAGWITGNLGVGMSYGWWMDKHTRHHANPNHEELDPDVDPDILVWSTDQAKAAKGLPRFIGRWQAFLFYPLLTLEGLNLHVSGFRALFRPNLKHRGIEATLLIVHVLGYLALLFLVLSPDKALAFLAVHQGLWGVYMGSVFAPGHKGMPTLKAGEKLDFLRRQVLTTRNVRGGPVVDIAMGGLNYQIEHHLFPSMPTPHLPRAQRIIREYCAEIDVPYYETGLIDSYRQALRHLHEVGEPIRLEKAGSR, from the coding sequence CTGCTCGACCGGCGCCCCGGCTACTACGTCGCCAGGATCGGCATCGTGGCCGGGCTGTACCTCGCCGGGCTGGCCGCCTTCTTCCTGATCGGCGACTCCTGGTGGCAGCTCGCCATCGCCGCCTTCTTCGCGATCATGTTCGCCCAGGTCGCGCTCGTCTCCCACGACATCGCGCACCGCCAGGTCTTCCGCACCCGGCGGCCGAGCCAGGTCGCCGGCTGGATCACCGGCAACCTCGGCGTTGGCATGAGCTACGGCTGGTGGATGGACAAGCACACCCGCCACCACGCCAACCCCAACCACGAAGAACTCGACCCCGACGTCGATCCGGACATCCTGGTGTGGTCGACCGACCAGGCGAAAGCGGCCAAGGGGCTGCCCAGGTTCATCGGCCGCTGGCAGGCGTTCCTGTTCTACCCGCTGCTCACCCTGGAAGGCCTGAACCTGCACGTTTCCGGGTTCCGCGCGCTGTTCCGGCCGAACCTGAAGCACCGCGGCATCGAAGCGACCCTGCTGATCGTGCACGTGCTCGGCTACCTGGCCCTGCTGTTCCTGGTGCTCTCGCCGGACAAGGCACTGGCCTTCCTCGCGGTGCACCAGGGCCTGTGGGGCGTCTACATGGGCTCGGTGTTCGCACCGGGGCACAAGGGCATGCCGACCCTGAAGGCCGGCGAGAAGCTGGACTTCCTGCGCCGCCAGGTGCTGACCACCCGCAACGTGCGCGGCGGGCCGGTCGTGGACATCGCGATGGGCGGGCTGAACTACCAGATCGAGCACCACCTGTTCCCCAGCATGCCGACCCCGCACCTGCCCCGTGCGCAGCGGATCATCCGCGAGTACTGCGCGGAGATCGACGTCCCGTACTACGAGACCGGGCTCATCGACTCGTACCGGCAGGCGCTGCGGCATCTGCACGAGGTCGGCGAGCCGATCCGGCTCGAGAAGGCCGGAAGCCGTTGA
- a CDS encoding HNH endonuclease signature motif containing protein, producing the protein MTSGNEASGGWWRLDGRALVAELLSREREKRRLDAEQGQILAELDRRGVREATGYGTLAALLQESCHVSAAEARARVARARALNPGRDFAGTEQPALATATALAAMEGALGAGQIDAILAILGQLPDSTAEHEWGLGEKILVDLARTAGPREIAVAGWRLLTRLDPDGPEPNHREPVPARRKLAFVTHRDGSHGLKATLDDETFARLKAALDPLAKPRPATPEEGPDTRGQGERYGDAFAEFVGIGMANPDLPGQAGDTTHIVVTLSYDDLRRELGRACLDLVGDISATEARLLACDATIIPVVLGSHGEPLDVGRAQRLATPAQRRALAIRDGGCAFPGCDAPPQRCTAHHIVFWAHHGETKIGNLVLLCARHHRLIHHSDWAVRLAADGHPEFIPPGFLDPTRAPRRNTMHPPPRSRTGRFRS; encoded by the coding sequence ATGACCAGCGGAAACGAGGCTTCAGGCGGGTGGTGGCGGCTCGATGGCCGCGCACTGGTCGCCGAGCTGCTCTCCCGTGAGCGGGAGAAGCGGCGTCTCGATGCCGAGCAGGGCCAGATCCTGGCCGAGCTGGATCGGCGGGGCGTGCGGGAAGCGACCGGGTACGGCACGCTCGCCGCGCTGCTCCAGGAGTCGTGCCACGTGTCCGCCGCCGAGGCGCGGGCCCGGGTCGCCCGCGCCCGCGCGCTGAACCCCGGACGAGATTTCGCGGGCACCGAACAGCCCGCACTCGCGACGGCCACCGCTTTGGCCGCGATGGAAGGTGCGCTGGGCGCCGGGCAGATCGACGCGATCCTCGCCATCCTCGGGCAGCTTCCGGACAGCACGGCCGAACACGAATGGGGGCTGGGCGAAAAGATCCTGGTCGACCTCGCCAGGACCGCCGGCCCCCGAGAGATCGCCGTGGCCGGTTGGCGGCTGCTGACCCGGCTCGATCCGGACGGCCCGGAACCGAACCATCGCGAGCCTGTCCCCGCCCGCCGGAAACTGGCCTTCGTCACCCATCGCGACGGCAGTCACGGTCTCAAGGCCACTTTGGACGATGAAACCTTCGCCCGGCTCAAAGCCGCGCTCGACCCGCTGGCGAAACCCCGTCCGGCGACCCCGGAAGAAGGCCCCGACACCCGAGGCCAAGGGGAACGTTATGGGGACGCGTTCGCGGAGTTCGTCGGCATCGGGATGGCCAACCCGGATCTGCCCGGCCAAGCCGGGGACACCACGCACATCGTGGTCACGCTGTCCTACGACGACCTGCGCCGTGAACTCGGCCGCGCGTGCCTCGACCTGGTCGGCGACATCAGCGCCACCGAAGCCCGGCTGTTGGCCTGCGACGCCACGATCATCCCGGTCGTCCTCGGCTCACACGGGGAACCGCTCGACGTCGGCCGGGCCCAGCGGCTCGCCACTCCGGCCCAGCGCCGGGCGTTGGCGATCCGGGACGGCGGTTGCGCGTTCCCCGGCTGCGACGCCCCACCCCAACGTTGCACCGCACACCACATCGTCTTCTGGGCCCACCACGGCGAAACGAAGATCGGCAACCTCGTGCTCCTGTGCGCCCGGCACCACCGGCTGATTCACCACTCCGACTGGGCGGTCCGCCTGGCAGCCGACGGACACCCCGAGTTCATCCCGCCCGGTTTCCTCGACCCCACCCGGGCACCCCGCCGCAACACCATGCATCCACCGCCGCGCTCCCGAACAGGCAGGTTCCGATCATGA
- the hsaA gene encoding 3-hydroxy-9,10-secoandrosta-1,3,5(10)-triene-9,17-dione monooxygenase oxygenase subunit has translation MSEQGTHEVIAGVRELLPTLRERAQDTEDARRISDESIKSLQEIGFFKLLQPKTYGGYEADPVTFYTAVKLIASACGSTGWVASILGVHPWHLALFDGKAQEEVWADDIDVRISSSYAPMGKAQVVDGGYRLTGKWSFSSGCDHATWVLLGAPAFDADGKPVDFCTYLLPISDYRIDDVWDTVGLRGTGSNDIAVDDVFVPQHRALSFMATSKCRTPGQDVNPGPLYKLPYGSVHPSTITAPIIGMAQGAYDAHVDYQRSRVRAAYAGEQAKEDPFAKVRIAEAASEIDAAWLQLTHNIDELYQRACAGEKLPFETRLRVRRDQVRGTERAISAIDRLFENSGGRALRSGTPIQRFWRDAHAGRVHAANDAERAYVMFGTGAFGLPVENAMV, from the coding sequence ATGAGCGAGCAGGGCACCCACGAGGTGATCGCCGGAGTCAGGGAGCTGCTGCCCACCCTCCGCGAACGGGCGCAGGACACCGAGGACGCCCGCCGGATTTCGGACGAGTCGATCAAGTCGCTGCAGGAGATCGGCTTCTTCAAACTGTTGCAGCCCAAGACCTACGGCGGCTACGAGGCCGACCCGGTGACCTTCTACACCGCGGTCAAGCTGATCGCGAGCGCCTGCGGTTCCACCGGCTGGGTGGCCTCCATCCTGGGGGTGCACCCCTGGCACCTGGCCCTGTTCGACGGGAAGGCGCAGGAAGAGGTGTGGGCCGACGACATCGACGTCCGGATCTCCTCCTCCTACGCCCCGATGGGCAAGGCGCAGGTCGTCGACGGCGGCTACCGGCTGACCGGCAAGTGGAGCTTCTCCTCCGGCTGCGACCACGCGACCTGGGTGCTGCTCGGTGCGCCCGCGTTCGACGCCGATGGCAAGCCGGTGGACTTCTGCACCTACCTGCTGCCGATCAGCGACTACCGGATCGACGACGTCTGGGACACCGTCGGCCTGCGCGGCACCGGGAGCAACGACATCGCGGTGGACGACGTGTTCGTCCCGCAGCACCGCGCACTGAGCTTCATGGCCACCTCGAAATGCCGGACCCCAGGCCAGGACGTCAACCCCGGCCCGCTCTACAAGCTGCCGTACGGTTCGGTGCACCCCAGCACCATCACCGCCCCGATCATCGGCATGGCGCAGGGCGCCTACGACGCGCATGTGGACTACCAGCGCAGTCGGGTCCGCGCCGCCTACGCCGGCGAACAGGCCAAAGAGGACCCGTTCGCCAAGGTGCGGATCGCCGAGGCGGCCAGCGAGATCGACGCGGCCTGGCTGCAGCTGACGCACAACATCGACGAGCTGTACCAGCGGGCGTGCGCCGGTGAGAAGCTGCCGTTCGAGACGCGGCTGCGGGTCCGGCGTGACCAGGTGCGCGGCACCGAGCGGGCGATCTCGGCGATCGACCGGCTCTTCGAGAACTCCGGCGGCCGCGCGCTGCGCAGCGGCACCCCGATCCAGCGGTTCTGGCGGGACGCGCACGCCGGGCGGGTGCACGCGGCCAACGACGCGGAGCGAGCCTACGTGATGTTCGGTACCGGCGCCTTCGGGCTCCCGGTCGAAAACGCGATGGTGTAA
- a CDS encoding MFS transporter produces the protein MPDQPSVAARLDRLPVTRLHRYLIAVVGVATFFDLYDLFLASTVSTVLSKEFGVSSGEIKPLLASAFLGAFVGALTLGRLADRIGRRRAFLLTLGIYSLFTLLGAFSTDVWMLVACRFVAGIGIGAELPLADAYLADLLPAKSRGRATAWAYTIGFCGVPAAGFLAMALAGEAPLGVDGWRWLFVIGALGAAVVWVLRARLPESPRWLAANGRHEEADLVVRRLEAAAPQPLAEPAPATPVEEPWRASALLRPPWRRRTVMLYVFQLLQAFGYYGFGSLVPIVLAAKGYGLVHSLTFSAITFLGYPIGSALSIPIIERVQRKWLIVGSALGMAAFGLGFGFSGSSALIAVLGFCYTATSNVFSNAFHTYQGELFPTSLRATAAGSAYSLSRLATAAMPFVLIPVLEAGGAGAMFTVVAVAMAVLIADIALLGPRTTGRPLEEIAAHR, from the coding sequence GTGCCCGATCAGCCGAGTGTGGCGGCCAGGCTCGACCGGCTGCCGGTGACCCGCCTGCACCGTTATCTGATCGCCGTAGTCGGCGTCGCCACCTTCTTCGACCTGTACGACCTGTTCCTGGCCAGCACGGTCAGCACGGTGCTGAGCAAGGAGTTCGGCGTCTCCAGCGGGGAGATCAAGCCACTGCTCGCGTCCGCCTTCCTCGGCGCCTTCGTCGGCGCGCTCACGCTGGGCAGGCTGGCCGACCGGATCGGGCGGCGCCGGGCGTTCCTGCTGACCCTGGGCATCTACTCGCTGTTCACCTTGCTCGGCGCGTTCAGCACGGACGTCTGGATGCTGGTCGCCTGCCGGTTCGTGGCCGGGATCGGGATCGGCGCCGAACTGCCGCTTGCCGACGCCTACCTTGCCGACCTGCTGCCGGCGAAGTCCCGCGGCCGGGCCACCGCGTGGGCTTACACGATCGGCTTCTGCGGGGTGCCCGCGGCCGGGTTCCTCGCCATGGCGCTGGCCGGCGAAGCGCCGCTGGGGGTGGACGGTTGGCGGTGGCTGTTCGTGATCGGCGCGCTGGGCGCGGCGGTGGTCTGGGTACTGCGCGCCCGGCTACCGGAGTCGCCGCGCTGGCTGGCCGCGAACGGCCGGCACGAGGAGGCCGACCTGGTGGTCCGCCGGCTGGAAGCCGCCGCCCCGCAGCCGCTGGCCGAACCGGCACCGGCGACCCCCGTCGAAGAGCCGTGGCGGGCGAGCGCGCTGCTGCGCCCGCCGTGGCGCCGCCGTACCGTGATGCTCTACGTTTTCCAGCTGCTGCAAGCTTTCGGCTACTACGGTTTCGGTTCGCTGGTGCCGATCGTGCTCGCCGCGAAGGGCTACGGCCTGGTGCATTCGCTGACCTTCAGCGCGATCACCTTCCTCGGCTACCCGATCGGCTCGGCGCTGTCCATCCCGATCATCGAGCGGGTACAGCGGAAATGGCTGATCGTGGGCAGCGCGCTGGGCATGGCCGCGTTCGGCCTCGGGTTCGGCTTCTCCGGTTCGAGCGCGCTGATCGCGGTGCTCGGTTTCTGCTACACCGCCACCAGCAACGTGTTCTCGAACGCCTTCCACACCTACCAGGGCGAGCTGTTCCCCACGTCGCTGCGCGCGACCGCGGCCGGCTCGGCCTACTCGCTGTCCAGGCTGGCCACCGCCGCGATGCCGTTCGTGCTCATCCCGGTGCTGGAGGCCGGCGGCGCGGGCGCCATGTTCACCGTGGTCGCGGTCGCCATGGCCGTGCTGATCGCCGACATCGCCCTGCTCGGCCCCCGCACCACCGGCCGCCCCCTGGAAGAAATCGCCGCGCACCGGTGA
- a CDS encoding IclR family transcriptional regulator: MRENTAGGDLGRTAGRGVLEGAFSLLEGLAKEGEAGLTRLAADAGLPKATAHRLLDQLVELGAVQRRSGRYRMGARMFRLGQAWRPTPVLRAAAKHPLRQLATATGKASVCVAVPDQDKTLIVGGMRGEVDEVLPLRAGLLIPRGTAADMLFEMETPSTASPERYSVPEWKRLIATARNEGLAFGYEGAVPSVYCVAAPVCSPSGQVVAAVGASVFDSLRMKAIGPAVQRAADLVSANLARLPEPEPAVASVPEAG; encoded by the coding sequence GTGCGCGAGAACACAGCGGGCGGAGATCTGGGCAGGACCGCCGGGCGCGGCGTGCTGGAAGGCGCGTTCTCGCTGCTGGAGGGACTGGCCAAGGAAGGCGAAGCCGGGCTGACCAGGCTCGCCGCCGACGCCGGGCTGCCGAAGGCCACCGCACATCGGCTGCTCGACCAGCTCGTCGAGCTCGGCGCCGTGCAGCGCCGGTCGGGGCGGTACCGGATGGGCGCCAGGATGTTCCGGCTGGGACAAGCATGGCGGCCCACCCCGGTGCTGCGCGCGGCGGCGAAGCACCCGCTGCGCCAGCTGGCCACCGCCACCGGGAAGGCCAGCGTCTGCGTGGCGGTGCCGGACCAGGACAAGACCCTGATCGTCGGCGGGATGCGCGGCGAGGTGGACGAGGTGCTGCCGCTGCGGGCCGGGCTGCTGATCCCGCGCGGCACCGCGGCGGACATGCTGTTCGAGATGGAAACCCCGTCGACCGCCTCCCCGGAGCGCTACTCGGTGCCCGAGTGGAAACGGCTGATCGCCACCGCCCGCAACGAGGGACTGGCCTTCGGCTACGAAGGCGCCGTGCCCTCGGTGTACTGCGTGGCCGCGCCGGTGTGCTCGCCGTCCGGGCAGGTGGTGGCCGCGGTGGGCGCGTCGGTGTTCGACAGCTTGCGGATGAAGGCCATCGGCCCGGCCGTGCAGCGCGCCGCCGACCTGGTCAGCGCCAACCTGGCCCGGCTGCCCGAACCCGAACCCGCGGTCGCCTCGGTGCCGGAGGCCGGCTGA
- the hsaB gene encoding 3-hydroxy-9,10-secoandrosta-1,3,5(10)-triene-9,17-dione monooxygenase reductase subunit — translation MTIAAEIDPANFRAVLGQFCTGVTVVTGCGGGPAGGEPVGFACQSFAALSLDPPLVLFCPGKGSRTWPLIERAGRFAVNVLADDQREVSNTFGARGADKFGSVAWHPAPSGSPLLDGVLTWVDCELEAVHEAGDHYVVVGRVTALGSADTSDARPLLFYRGRYTVTQPDTAPAPVREDLDALLTWPRPDDWY, via the coding sequence ATGACGATCGCCGCGGAGATCGACCCGGCCAATTTCCGCGCGGTGCTCGGGCAGTTCTGCACCGGTGTCACCGTGGTCACCGGCTGCGGCGGAGGACCGGCGGGTGGTGAGCCGGTCGGTTTCGCCTGCCAGTCCTTCGCCGCGCTTTCCCTGGACCCGCCGCTGGTGTTGTTCTGTCCTGGCAAGGGATCCCGCACCTGGCCGCTGATCGAGCGGGCCGGCCGGTTCGCGGTGAACGTGCTCGCGGACGACCAGCGCGAGGTGAGCAACACCTTCGGCGCCCGCGGCGCGGACAAGTTCGGCTCGGTCGCCTGGCACCCGGCACCTTCCGGTTCGCCACTGCTGGACGGCGTGCTGACCTGGGTCGACTGCGAACTGGAAGCGGTGCACGAAGCCGGCGACCACTACGTCGTGGTCGGCCGCGTCACCGCTCTCGGCTCCGCCGATACCTCGGACGCGCGCCCCCTGCTGTTCTACCGGGGCCGCTACACCGTCACCCAGCCCGATACCGCCCCCGCCCCGGTGCGCGAAGACCTCGACGCCCTGCTCACCTGGCCCCGCCCCGACGACTGGTACTGA
- the hsaD gene encoding 4,5:9,10-diseco-3-hydroxy-5,9,17-trioxoandrosta-1(10),2-diene-4-oate hydrolase: MEGKYIQVRGDLRLHYHEAGTEHAETVLLLHGGGPGASAWSNFGRNLPVFAKSFRTIAVDQPGFGRSDKPTEHPQYFTHSADAVVGLMDQLGIERAHLVGNSLGGGTSVRLALNHPDRAGRLVLMGPGGLSVNVFSPDPTEGIKNLGRFSAPPGPSREKLEAFLRVMVYDQSLITDELIEERFAAASSEESLNAMRAMGASFAQPDTFEQGMLWREAHRLRQRVLLIWGREDRVNPLDGALLALKLIPRAQLHVFGRCGHWAQLEKFEEFNRLAVSFLGGS, from the coding sequence ATGGAAGGCAAGTACATCCAGGTACGAGGCGATCTCCGCCTGCACTACCACGAAGCCGGCACCGAGCACGCGGAAACCGTGCTGCTGCTGCACGGCGGCGGGCCCGGCGCGTCGGCGTGGAGCAACTTCGGCCGCAACCTGCCGGTATTCGCCAAGTCGTTCCGTACGATCGCGGTGGACCAGCCCGGTTTCGGCCGCTCGGACAAGCCGACCGAGCATCCGCAGTACTTCACGCACAGCGCGGACGCGGTGGTCGGCCTGATGGACCAGCTCGGCATCGAACGGGCTCACTTGGTCGGCAACTCGCTCGGCGGCGGCACCTCGGTGCGGCTGGCGCTGAACCATCCGGACCGGGCGGGCAGGCTGGTGCTGATGGGCCCCGGCGGGCTCAGCGTCAACGTGTTCTCGCCGGATCCGACCGAGGGCATCAAGAACCTCGGCCGGTTCAGCGCGCCGCCGGGGCCGAGCCGGGAAAAGCTCGAAGCCTTCCTGCGCGTGATGGTCTACGACCAGTCGCTGATCACCGACGAGCTGATCGAGGAGCGGTTCGCCGCCGCGAGCAGCGAGGAGTCGCTGAACGCGATGCGCGCGATGGGGGCGTCCTTCGCCCAGCCCGACACCTTCGAGCAGGGCATGCTCTGGCGTGAGGCGCACCGGCTGCGGCAGCGGGTGCTGCTGATCTGGGGCCGTGAGGACCGGGTCAACCCGCTGGACGGCGCACTGCTGGCGCTGAAGCTGATCCCGCGTGCGCAGCTGCACGTGTTCGGCCGCTGCGGGCACTGGGCGCAGCTCGAGAAGTTCGAAGAGTTCAACCGGCTCGCCGTATCGTTCCTCGGGGGTTCGTGA
- the hsaC gene encoding iron-dependent extradiol dioxygenase HsaC, producing the protein MGIRSLGYLRIEATDMAKWREYGLKVLGMIEGKGADPDALYLRMDDFPARLVVFPGERDRLAQAGWETANAGELDEIRGRLESNGVPYKEGTAEQLADRRVDGLISFEDPSGNTLEVFHGVALEHRRVVSPYGHRFVTEEQGLGHVVLSTHDDEAALRFYRDVLGFRLRDSMKLPPQLVGRPEDGDPAWLRFFGCNPRHHSLAFLPMPTPSGIVHLMVEVENTDDVGLCLDRAIRRKVPMSATLGRHVNDLMLSFYMKTPGGFDVEFGCEGRTVDDESWIARESTAVSLWGHDFSVGARPR; encoded by the coding sequence ATGGGTATTCGTTCACTGGGCTATCTGCGCATCGAGGCCACGGACATGGCCAAGTGGCGCGAATACGGGCTCAAGGTGCTCGGCATGATCGAGGGCAAGGGTGCCGACCCGGACGCGCTCTATCTCCGGATGGATGACTTTCCCGCGCGGTTGGTCGTCTTCCCCGGCGAACGGGATCGGCTCGCGCAGGCGGGCTGGGAGACCGCGAATGCGGGCGAGCTGGACGAGATCCGCGGCAGGCTGGAGTCGAACGGCGTGCCGTACAAGGAGGGCACCGCCGAGCAGCTCGCCGACCGCCGGGTGGATGGCCTGATCAGTTTCGAGGACCCGTCCGGCAACACTCTCGAGGTGTTCCACGGGGTCGCCCTGGAGCATCGGCGCGTGGTGAGCCCGTACGGGCACCGGTTCGTCACCGAGGAGCAGGGGCTGGGCCACGTGGTGCTGTCCACTCACGACGACGAGGCAGCGCTGCGGTTCTACCGCGATGTGCTCGGTTTCCGGCTGCGCGACTCGATGAAGTTGCCGCCGCAGCTGGTCGGCAGGCCGGAGGACGGCGACCCGGCCTGGTTGCGCTTCTTCGGCTGCAACCCGCGTCACCACAGCCTGGCCTTCCTGCCGATGCCGACACCGAGCGGGATCGTGCACCTGATGGTGGAGGTGGAGAACACCGACGACGTCGGCCTCTGCCTCGACCGCGCGATCCGGCGCAAGGTGCCGATGTCCGCGACACTGGGCCGGCATGTCAACGACCTGATGCTGTCCTTCTACATGAAGACCCCCGGCGGTTTCGACGTCGAGTTCGGCTGTGAGGGCCGCACGGTGGACGACGAGAGCTGGATCGCCAGGGAGAGCACCGCGGTTTCGTTGTGGGGCCACGACTTTTCGGTCGGGGCGCGGCCGCGATGA